The window TTTCTTAGGTAGCTTTGATGACTATTTCTCTTTGCTTTGCACAGACTACGAGCTTTGGGttgtattttctcaaatttatcttcCTTTACTTTGTTTGAACAATGACGGTATGTGGGTGTTGAAGTTCTTTTCGTCCTGTAAATAGGTAGTCATATTTTTCTCTACTTGCATGTTTCTAAATTTATTGAGTGTTCAGATCATGAATTCATCTCGGGATTGGACGTACTCTTCAAGTCAGCTCATTGGGTGTACCCATGGACATCACTAGGGTGTGTCTACGGGCCAACTCATGAGGGTGTACCCATGACCATCAAAGGATTAATTTATTAGGGCATACCTATGAGTTACATTGTAATAGAACGAGTTTCtgacttttaatttaattaggtGATCTTATGGTATTGCATCAAATAGAAGGTGGGCCTATGAGTCACCTCGTAATAGGATTTTTCGCTTTTACTCTTAATAGGTTTGGCCTATGGGCCACCTTTAAGATGGGTGATCTCACAGCCCTACCTCATGGTTGGGTGAACTCGTTGCCTGGTGTAGTATATTCTCAGAGCTGCACTATACTTTAAGCTGAGCAAGCACTTACATTGTGTTGAACTTAGTGGTCATTCATGTTTGATAATGTAGAAAAGATTGCAAAATCACTTGTAGTGGAACTTCACGCGAGCTACAATCATTACAGTGAATCTATCGAGCTTGAGCCTTTGCATCGATTTAGGCAGGCACTCGGCCTAGGCCTAGTAATTTGCTGCAATTGTTATTGTTGCTGTGTATAAGATGGCATCATTAAGCATAACATTATTTCCTTGCTGATGTTTCTGCTTCATAATATGGCCCTCTAAGCGTCGCTAGTAAAGATATTGTTCCTCAATCCTCATCCTAAGGTGTTGCGGGAAGAATTAGTCTTCCTCGATGCGTGTTGCCATGTAGTTAACTTCCAGCTCAAGTTTGTTTCTTCTTAGCTTCTCCTTGAGTGTTTCCCCTTCAACAAATCAATGAAGAAATCTTGGTTGTTGTAGTTCACCTTATTGAGTGCAATATTGAAAAATGATTGTCGATTGTGTTCTTTCCCAACTCCATTGCTCTCCTCTCCATCGTTAAATCGTGGTTATGCCTTGTCAATGGGTGAGGCTTTTCCTTGCCTTCCCATTCTGACCCTTCGCTGTCAGGTGATGTTGCTTTGCTGTTGTTCTTGGTCACTACATGAGCCATTTTAACTAAATCGGGGGCAGGTAACTTTACGAATCTAAGTAGTTACCATCGATGTTGAATCGACCAGTCTGCGTGAATGGTATACATTGCATGGTGTGTGAGCGGTAGGCTCCGCGACTTGATTTGAGAGGTCGACTCACTTGTCATATATGTGACTCTTTAGCTTTGCCTTACACGTactcttccatttttttatttatctgcAAGCTTCATAGATCTAAAATGTGTATGTCAATGCACAAACTCTCATAAATATTCCATGTAAGTAAGGGTTAATGTGtacaaatataataaatatatataaatatatgtatgtactcTTGTTAACTCAAGATCTAATGGAACTATTCCATGGCCTAATGGAGCAGAATCGTACGAAGCCATTAAGCAATGCTATTGAGATCCTCAAAGTGCAATCTCCATTATTTTATCATGATGTAAGGTCATTAATATTGAACATATATTGATACTAATATGATGGCATGGTATGAACTTTTGATCATATGAATTGGCTCTTTTATTCTACGATGCAGCAGTTAAATTAGAATGAGAATAATACTTATCTGATTATTGTTCAAGAGTGTGTAGCTGACTCCTTAATCAATTGGTGTGGACAGAGGTTGCCTGAATCGTGGGGAAGGATTAAGCAATTGTCCCTGCAAGAACACTGTTGTTGTCGCAATGTTCATTGTATCGTCTATTTTGCAATGCCCAATTTCACTTCGGGGAAGTTGTTTCCTTGCAACTTTCGCTTTGCGAAGTTTGTCATTCCTCACAATTTTCGCTTCGCGACCTTCATTGTTCTTTGCAATTTTTGCTTCATGAATTTCGTTATCTTTGTGGCACCCTGCTTTGTTTCATGTGGCTTCTTGGATTGGAGACAGGCTCAATATTGCAAAATATTCGCTATCGAAGCCGTCGATCCCACATCAAGATTCAAGGctgatgtgcttcagattgcagctCAACACAtattcgaattttcgggtCCAAATGCGTATTCTAGAAGATTCcgaaacaagaatttagcttaattagatattaagtttcatatattgctatgatatagtttccctcaattaaatattatttcctatattagcttgagtcagtaatcttaagttttctatttcagattgtttccttattatattttaggaaagtaatctggaGAATATTAGATGTCAGTTTCatattctagagtcaagagAGGTATAttctctctatataaatatgcacctattgtAAGAGGAGAAGATAGAcgaatttgataaatatttgaatgaaattgcttagagcgtttcttttctttcttatctaaacaagctccttgtttagtggcgaaaaccccgattcttatcgttcttccttgagcgtggcgaatcaacccgacttttcttactcgtggcgagtcatcttatttCTTCGATTGAATGAAGTGCTTCTGGACTGTACCTCAAACGACTTTACGGCCTTTCTCTTTCCGGACGGATGTTGTTTCGTTTAGTAAGAGTCGAGCGGctcgagtgagttttgttggttctaccatccacccttctttcttatcaagttctggttcgtgagcttatcattTGGTAAGATTCAAGGCTATTCGCCCTTTCATGTTatgtctttcttcttcttcttctcaaaGGAGGAGGTGCCTTTTCAAATCGCAGTCTTGGAGTTCATGCAGATTAAAGGGATTACCGTCCATCGAATTGGATAGTAGATCGCcatatttcaatttaattttcatatagaAAATTTGTAGGGATGGCTTTCCTTTGATTCCACCCTTAATATAGTAGGCACAAtgaagaatttttatttaatagtGACTGAAGGCTCTTCACATTTTGTAGAGATCAAGAGTAGGGGGACGAAGCTGATCATATGGTGTGAGCATTGACGTACGCATCACTCTTGCCTTTGAGTCCACTTCACGTGGAGCGAAGCTTTGCTTTTGTAGTGAACTTAAATAGAGCCTTATCGGTCCAAATAAAGTGTCGAGATATATGTGCATCTGATCTATTCTTCTTTCTGAGGTTCCTGAATAGTTAGAATCATGTCAGAGTCGAGGATCTCCTGATATCTTAGTTGCCAAATATTGAGCTTTCTCTGCTTATAAGTCGGCTCTCTTGATCTTTAGAGATATTCTAGAGAGTCGATGGTTGGAATGCACCATCTTCATTTTGTGGTAATAGCCATTCTGATTTCAACAGCAGTTAGAGTTTCCAAGATCGTTGATTCATGTCATGTCAGCTCTAACTGTGTTCAGTCCAATAGTTCCCTTCCCCTCTCGATCTACTTTCCTTGGGGCTCTTTGATCTCTGTTATGCCTGTATGAACTCGAATTTGATCTCGTTAGGGCCCGCATGTGCCCGTTATGGCACGACTTGGGAGTGTTCACTTTCCCGTGGGGATGCTTGCCGGACACTCGTGAGAATGAAtcgccacttaccattttacaaTCTGAAAGTCGATGGCTGATAAGTTATCCGGGTCTAGAGTTATAGGATACACCTAGTTGCTAAGATATTGGTTTTTGCAGAACCGAAAATTTCGAGTTccggggttctattacatgcgcGCCTATATCACGCACGCCATTTTTGGTACTCTCTTTGTCTaagacttgccattttatttatttatcgtgTGAATTAGATTGCACTTTTTTTGTCCGTTTTGAcgccgtaaattcgatgaaacGATCGATTCAGGTCAAGAACCCGAGAGAAGAATAAGCTCGCACGTCAATggatcggttcgctatcctTGCGCTACTGTTCATCGAATCATGGTGATTGATTCCTCGCGTGAATCAAAACCACGAATCATTGAATCTACTCATCTTCGGGTAAGCAAGGCTccaaattttttctttaagtcaattttaatttttttaattatcatattttcattaagtttttctatcattaattatttctttttaatattataaaatataaagataattCCAAAAAGTTCATAGAAAAAGATACAAGTTACACGACGCTAATGACTTTCCTATCTCAGTGATAGTCGAATTGAACCCCCATCACCTCTCTATATCCCCACTCCCTCTCTTACACGAAAATATGGAGTTGGTACGTAGAGGGACCCGGACACAAACTAACATAATCTCGATGAGGTCATGGCGATGATTGAGTCCATCGTAACTGGCGCGAAGGTGGTTGGTAGTGAACTCCAATTGGATTCCTACCTTCACTCTTCCTATTTCTCATTTCATTCttcctttaattattttttattttttatttctttaatttttctaacaTTAATTCTCATTtgtataatgaaaataaatatggaTGGAAAAGTTTAGGAAGTTATTGATGGctataaacaaaattatctCAAAAGTCATTACTTaaatttacaataattttcaattcccGATGTGTACAATAATACCCGAAAAGCCTGCTCTCTTCCCGTCCTGAAGTTTCGCTCTGGCCCTTGTTCGTTTCTTTCTGTCTCTGCTGCTGATTCTGAGCATTGACTGCTTCCGTCAGCCTCCGCCTCCACCCTCTCTCCTTCCCTACTCTCACTCCCAGCGATCGGTAACCCGCAACCCTAACTTCTTCGCCGGCCCTTGCAGCCGCTTTTCTATTGCTTTGCCCGAATTGAAACAGGTGACagtttccatttcttttaGGGTTTCTCAATTTGCTGTTTCTTTTTGCCTGATGACGAGGACGACTCCTTTTTCTGAGCGAACCGACTTCTGCTGCGGTGAGGGAACATGCTGGTTTGATTCTTGGCAGTGGCGAAGACGGTCCCGCCGTTGGTTGATGATTTGAACTGATCAGTCGACATTGAGATTTCCTGGAGAAATGTTTTATCTCGAAAAGGCAAATGCTTGGAGGCATTGCTGATGCCTTTTGTTATCTCCTTCATTCTCTCTTTGCTCTTCTATCTGTGTATCTGCATGTGTTTCTGTCAAAGAAACTGTGTGTGCGAATGCAATTTGAAGTCTATTGTTTCTAATAATCGAGACCAAAATtcacataaattaattttttcgcTTGTTTTGCTGAGAGAAGttatagaaattaatttaagaGAACATTGTGTTGTTAATAGTTGAATTCTTAAGTATGACAAAAGGAAAGATTGTGGTAGCAATTTCGGATGAAATGCTTCTACCTACTGCTTAGTCTACGATGAATGGGGAAGGAGGAAGTGGAggaatagaaagaaaagatggTCCGATACTTCAGGGAGAACTTTTTTGTAGCGGATTATCGGATACTCGGCATGCCACTGACTATTTTTCAGATATTATGCTTGCACGTAGGATGGTATCTTATTGTTTTCTATATCAATGTTGACGCCCAGTTGTCGTACACTTGAAGGCAGTCGACTTCCAAGAGCTTATTTTAGGTTTGGCCGATTGGGGCTTACAACTTGGAGAGGTCCACATCCTGATGGAGCGCAAGTCCCTTAATGGCGTGTTGGGGCTTGTCGTTCAGTAGTTGCTGGGTGATTGGACAATTGGTTTGCAATCTGCAAAAGCTTTTTTAGCTACTACTCGCAAAGAGTGCTCTATATTGTGATACAATTTTTTCCCCTGGAATGGGTTTATAGGGACACTGATTGTCACAGATTAAAGTGTAAAAGCTCATAGTAACCTTATAAAGTCCAGAGCTTTCCAAAGTCTGAAGTATGAAAGAAGCTGTGCCTGGTGGGGCGTAGATTAGAGGGTCCTCATATTATCAAGGAGTAGTAAGATTCATGCGAAGACTGTCTCCAACAATTTAGCTGCAGTTTGCTGTCGTTCGTAGGAGATGTTTTGTTGTGATAGGATTGCTTTGATATACATTATCGTGCTGTTATGCTACTTATCGATCATGATGTTTGATAGACTTAGTCTCTGAAGTATTTTCGTGCTGTTCTTTCTACGAAATAATGACAATATTCATGATCTAATAGGGACTACTACGAGGAATCATCTTCTAGCATCAGCAAGGCAGCTGTTAAAATCTCTCGGTCGTTTGTTTTGTTGGAAGGCAGGCATTTCATTGAACAGCGGGGGGGTCGATTGTTTGAATCTGACAGAGCTTTAACAAATCCTGAAGGTTTCTTTTACAGTAATGGCTGCCTCTGATCACAAAGCTTCCATAATAGATGGTAAGGCCATCGCCCAGACCATCAGGTCCGAAATTGCTGCTGAAGTTCGAGACTTGTCCCAGAAGTATGGCAAGGTAATGGCCCTTCCCTTCAATCCTCAGATGTACATTATTAGCTTATCAATAGCGAAAACATTGATTCCGTTTTAGCCAAGAGAATATAACTCATTGATGGGTGGTTCTGAGAGAACTTTAAAGATTTAATTAAGGACGACGAAGGATTCTCAGAGAGAGCTATGTGATCTTCAGGTGCCGGGGCTTGCGGTGGTGATCGTAGGGACGAGGAAGGATTCTCAGAGCTATGTGAACATGAAAAGAAAGGCGTGCGCGGAAGTAGGAATCAAGTCGGTCGATGTCGACTTGCCTGAGCAAGTGTCTGAGGCTGAGTTGATCCAGAAAGTCCATGAGTTGAATGAAACCCCCGATGTTCATGGTTGGTCAGTTGATATCACTCCACTTCTTTGAACATATAATGTCATCGGTTATGATTCGGAGTGACGCATTCTGTCTTCGTATATGCATTGCAAAGGGTAGTTTTGGAAGGGTGGCATTTGCAACTGTTCATGGGTAGTTTAGGGCATTGTCGCTCGATTTTCACTTGTTCCTGCTTATGTTCTTTAGAACTTTGGATTGGTTTGTTCCACATATATCTTATCTCAGTTGTATCGAATTCTGGGATCATGTTACTAGTCACTAGACCAAGAGACTATGATTTCTTGCAGGCATTTTGGTTCAGCTTCCCCTGCCAAAGCATATAAACGAAGAGAAAGTGTTGACTGAGATCAGTATTGAGAAGGACGTGGATGGTTTTCACCCTCTAAACATTGGCAAGCTTGCAATGAAAGGACGGGAGCCTCTGTTCCTCCCTTGCACACCTAAGGTGCATCTTTTACTGACATTAtggcaatttattatttgcatCCTGGATTTTGTATTCCACTGAATTGTTCCCTGGTGCTTTTACTGTGGTCCCATGTCGGGATCAAATCCTCGACCATGCATCCATTTTCTGAGGGAGAAAGGACgatttttcacaacaaaactcTGGAATAGTTGAATAAATTGTGATGTGTTTATGGTGAGTTACGATTCTGGATTTTTTGGCCATTTAAAGTGAGACCAAAATCAAGGACTGGAGGTGCAGATTCGCATACTGTAAAATTCATCGTATAATGTGGACCTCCTACTTGAAATCAAGACTGGAGGGTGCATATATGAGTTAGTAATATATGAACTACTGGGGAAATAATCATATTCAGTTACTACTACCATGGATATTTACGAAGTTGTATTCTTTTCAGGGATGCATGGAGCTTCTGTCTCGTAGCGGGATAACTGTAAAGGGGAAAAAGGCAGTTGTGGTCGGGAGGAGTAACATCGTCGGACTACCGGTCTCACTGCTTCTCCTTAAAGCAGATGCCACCGTAACGATAGTCCATTCATATTCTCGTGACCCTGAAGCTATTATACGTGAAGCAGATATTATTATTGCTGCAGCTGGACAGCCTATGATGGTATGCTCACAGTTACGCAattctcattgtttgtttgttCTACTTTTGAATTCTCTCGTGATAAATAACAGAAATTGATTTCAGCAGTTGGCTTTGGAGACGTGGACATTGCTACATCTCCTCGGCAGATGTGAACAATTTGATCctgtatatttattaaaatctGAACCATGCAGTTGATTCACAAACATGATGAAATGCATCTAGGATGCATTCAAAATCTTAACTTGTAACGACACAAGCTAATCATCGATAAGTGCTTGCTGAAAATGCTCTTTATAGTTTGGCCTTGTAACTTGTAGCTCAGAAATGCctgaaaaaattatgaactaCATTGATCAAGTTGCCTTTTCATAGTCATCGTTTTTACGTGCCTTCGATTTTTAGTTTCTATAACCATAGTTTTCACATGTGTCCAATAATTTGACTTTTCAGATCAAAAGTAGTTGGATCAAACCTGGTGCAGCCGTTATCGATGTCGGGACAAATGCAGTGGATGACCCGAGCAAGAAATCAGGGTACAGGTTAGTAGGAGACGTGGATTTTGCAGAGGCAAGCAAGGTAGCAGGGCACATAACTCCTGTCCCCGGTGGTGTGGGGCCTATGACTGTAGCAATGCTTCTAAAGAACACGCTAGAAGGTGCTCGCTTTTATCTCCAAATGAAGAAGAAGCGGCTTCAAGAGTAACAGTCACCTAATAGTAAGATGTTTCATGCAACTCTCTGTATCCCTTTGTTTGAACCTCATCAGCATACGGTCAccattatatatttgttgaaaaCTAGTCTGTTTTGTTTCCTGATAgtttaatgaataaaatacGATATGATTTCATTGTGTCTAATAGATAACAAGTCGAGCTGccaaagtatttttttttattaataattcgATTGTCTCGAACTCCGTTTAGCAATCACAGCTCGCTTTTATGGAGACGAGGGTCATGGAGGGTTATGAGAGTTCGTatacaaattttatatatgatcATACATTTAGGCAAGCTACCTGTTGCTCCTTGCTTATTCTACATGTAGTAAATACGTGCACGTGCTCTCATATCATAAATAAccaaagtaaaaaatatttataaaaggaTGGGAATATAGAACTAAAGGTAAATCATCGCTCGAAATTTCTGATAACTAAGAACTCTCTATCCTACctttcattatatatttgatCCTTGAGCTTCTGTTGTATCCCTCTGTATCAAACTCAGAAACGGGATCTCGATCACATCCATATAGAGTTGCTAGATTTTGCAGGATGCtattgccaaaaaaaaaaaaagtacttgAACCTGCAAATaagtacacacacacatatatatgactGATCGAGGAGTTACACTGAATCGGACCCAACAGACTTGCTGAGGCTCCCCAACCACGTGAGGCTCGCCGAGGCTTCCCCGCCAAGTGAGGCTCGCCGAGGCTCCTCGTCCACGGCAAGCTCGCTAATCCTCCCCTTACCTCGGGAGGCTCGCCGAACCTCCCATGTCTTGGATAGATGAACTCCCACACCCTCCTACGAGTAGGACTTGACAGTCGCAGACGAACGGATTGGGCCCATTAAATGGGCCCAAGCCCAAACAACCCGACAAACTCATCGAGGCTCCCCAACCACGTGAGACTTGTCGAGGCTCCCCCGCCACT of the Punica granatum isolate Tunisia-2019 chromosome 6, ASM765513v2, whole genome shotgun sequence genome contains:
- the LOC116211159 gene encoding bifunctional protein FolD 2 gives rise to the protein MAASDHKASIIDGKAIAQTIRSEIAAEVRDLSQKYGKVPGLAVVIVGTRKDSQSYVNMKRKACAEVGIKSVDVDLPEQVSEAELIQKVHELNETPDVHGILVQLPLPKHINEEKVLTEISIEKDVDGFHPLNIGKLAMKGREPLFLPCTPKGCMELLSRSGITVKGKKAVVVGRSNIVGLPVSLLLLKADATVTIVHSYSRDPEAIIREADIIIAAAGQPMMIKSSWIKPGAAVIDVGTNAVDDPSKKSGYRLVGDVDFAEASKVAGHITPVPGGVGPMTVAMLLKNTLEGARFYLQMKKKRLQE